One genomic window of Conger conger chromosome 9, fConCon1.1, whole genome shotgun sequence includes the following:
- the sdc2 gene encoding syndecan-2, which translates to MRNIWIMLTLGWAAVLTGDMKFVTAQSPTPGDDLYLDDQQSGDYPVDDDDFNSGSGSGIGETPEEMATVNTLYIAPKAEPTQDSTKDFPPPVETTPRDTTRKPTRTDAPVPLTEETRSRNEGTSTTSPPRSAVEPFEVRSENLFQRTEVLAAVIAGGVIGFLFAIFLILLLVYRMRKKDEGSYDLGERKPSGAAYQKAPTKEFYA; encoded by the exons AAATTTGTGACGGCACAGTCTCCAACTCCCGGGGACGACCTGTACCTGGATGACCAGCAGTCAGGAGATTATCCTGTAGATGATGATGATTTCAATTCGGGATCTGGTTCAG GCATTGGTGAGACCCCAGAAGAAATGGCCACTGTGAACACGCTGTACATCGCTCCAAAAGCAGAGCCAACTCAGGACTCCACAAAAGACTTTCCACCACCAGTGGAGaccacacccagagacacaacTAGAAAACCCACCAGGACAGAC GCCCCAGTACCCCTGACAGAGGAGACTCGGAGCAGGAATGAGGGCACAAGCACCACCAGTCCTCCTCGCTCTGCTGTGGAGCCATTTGAAGTGCGCTCTGAAAATCTTTTCCAGAGAACGGAGGTCTTGGCAG CCGTTATTGCTGGTGGAGTGATTGGTTTCCTCTTCGCCATCTTCCTCATCCTGCTCCTGGTTTATCGCATGAGGAAGAAGGATGAAGGCAGCTATGACCTTGGGGAGCGAAAGCCCTCTGGAGCAGCCTATCAGAAAGCCCCCACCAAGGAGTTTTACGCATAA